Proteins co-encoded in one Corylus avellana chromosome ca9, CavTom2PMs-1.0 genomic window:
- the LOC132191799 gene encoding PAN domain-containing protein At5g03700 encodes MDGLINSEIRPREIHLLLFTTSILFTYITTLSTAQVLLQGFKATPNPKVSTFQPLLNDSTGNFSLAFLRVNKTQLALAVLHVTSSEPLWLANPTELASWSDHTQLFFNGSLVISDPHSRVFWSTRTNGDLVVLLNSSNLQVQRKLDQASSSVLWQSFDFPTDTLVENQNFTATQSLISQNGLYSMRLGSNFIGLYANFQEKYNQIYWKHTALEAKAEIVGGQGPIYVRVNSDGYLGMYQKGTIPVDVEPFNSFQRRIDGFLRLRLEQDGDLKGYYWEGSSWILNYQAISNPCELPSPCGPYGLCIPGSGCSCLDNRTEFRSDAECAPVETGDFCSEKVVKDNFQALTRSGVELPYKELMQYETAPSLEQCEGLCDNNCSCWGAVYNNASGFCYLLDYPIQTLVAVGDESKVGYFKVREGAGKRKRNVGVAVAYAVVGGVIVVLIGLIGFWTYRSWIRRKRTREEQGEFSPGPYKNLGSASFKSIEMSSR; translated from the coding sequence ATGGACGGACTCATCAACTCGGAAATTCGTCCACGTGAAATTCATTTGCTCCTCTTCACAACGTCCATTCTCTTCACGTATATTACTACTCTATCCACCGCCCAAGTGCTTCTCCAAGGCTTcaaagccaccccaaacccgAAAGTCTCAACCTTCCAGCCCCTCCTCAACGACTCCACTGGTAATTTCTCGCTCGCTTTCCTCCGAGTCAACAAGACCCAGCTCGCCCTCGCCGTCCTCCACGTGACTTCCTCCGAGCCACTCTGGCTCGCTAACCCGACCGAGCTGGCCAGCTGGTCCGACCACACGCAGCTCTTCTTCAATGGCAGTCTCGTGATTTCGGATCCCCACTCGAGGGTGTTTTGGTCAACTCGAACAAACGGTGACCTCGTTGTGCTCCTCAACTCCTCGAATCTGCAAGTACAGAGGAAGCTTGACCAAGCCTCCTCCTCGGTGCTCTGGCAAAGTTTTGACTTTCCCACTGATACCCTCGTCGAGAACCAAAATTTCACGGCCACCCAGTCCTTGATCTCACAAAATGGGCTTTACTCCATGCGCTTAGGGTCCAACTTTATAGGCTTATACGCAAATTTCCAAGAGAAATACAACCAGATATATTGGAAACACACAGCGTTAGAGGCCAAAGCAGAGATTGTCGGGGGACAAGGACCGATTTACGTCCGAGTCAACTCAGATGGCTATCTGGGTATGTACCAAAAGGGAACCATACCAGTGGACGTAGAACCCTTCAACAGCTTCCAAAGACGCATCGACGGGTTCCTGCGGCTCCGGTTAGAACAGGACGGAGACCTCAAGGGATATTACTGGGAAGGGTCCAGTTGGATCTTGAACTACCAGGCGATCTCCAACCCTTGTGAGCTCCCAAGCCCGTGCGGCCCGTACGGTTTGTGCATACCCGGGTCCGGTTGCTCCTGTCTAGATAACCGGACGGAGTTTCGGTCCGATGCGGAGTGTGCTCCCGTGGAAACCGGCGACTTTTGCAGCGAAAAGGTAGTGAAGGACAACTTCCAGGCTCTGACGAGGAGCGGGGTGGAGCTACCGTACAAGGAGCTAATGCAGTACGAAACGGCGCCGTCGCTGGAGCAGTGCGAGGGTCTGTGCGACAACAACTGTAGTTGTTGGGGGGCAGTGTACAACAACGCGTCCGGGTTTTGTTACCTGCTGGACTATCCGATCCAAACGTTGGTGGCGGTTGGGGATGAGAGTAAGGTGGGGTATTTTAAGGTGAGGGAAGGTGCAGGGAAGAGGAAAAGGAATGTGGGTGTTGCAGTTGCCTATGCGGTGGTTGGCGGGGTCATAGTGGTCTTGATTGGGCTAATCGGGTTTTGGACGTACAGGAGTTGGATCCGGAGGAAGAGGACCCGGGAGGAGCAGGGCGAATTTTCACCCGGCCCGTATAAGAATCTCGGGTCGGCAAGCTTCAAGTCCATCGAGATGTCTAGTAGATAG
- the LOC132161727 gene encoding uncharacterized protein LOC132161727, with translation MRSIASCYSEHAIKVSDSYCSGPSNQPNISSKLIPSIPDAVTCIYKAKLSRQKQLLITITWCSSLMGQDFMIDIGDNTSFPPSKLKSTSQRLQTNKGSRTFQSCSSKIEVFWDISKASYDAGPEPINGFYVMVFADSELCLRLGDNDETETQHAKFSLVSRSEHFSGNAVYSTKAQFCDSGIAHDILIKCVREEGSRSPVLSVCIDKKRIFQVKRLRWNFRGNQAIFLDGLLVDLMWDVHDWFFNPASGFAVFMFRTRSGLDSRLWLEEKHLEEKEQEKVGFSLLICAWKNPG, from the coding sequence ATGAGGAGTATAGCATCTTGTTACAGTGAACATGCCATTAAGGTATCCGATTCATATTGTTCAGGCCCTTCAAATCAGCCTAACATCTCTTCAAAACTGATACCTTCAATCCCAGATGCCGTCACATGTATATACAAAGCAAAACTCTCAAGACAAAAGCAGCTCCTGATTACAATTACTTGGTGCAGCAGCCTTATGGGACAAGACTTTATGATTGACATCGGCGACAACACCTCCTTCCCGCCTTCGAAATTGAAGTCCACTTCTCAGCGGCTGCAAACGAATAAAGGCTCCAGAACATTCCAATCTTGCAGCTCAAAGATTGAGGTCTTCTGGGATATTTCTAAGGCTAGCTATGATGCCGGACCGGAGCCGATCAACGGCTTTTATGTCATGGTTTTTGCTGACTCAGAACTCTGTCTACGCCTTGGAGACAACGATGAAACAGAAACCCAACACGCAAAATTCTCGTTGGTTTCTAGGAGCGAGCACTTCTCTGGTAATGCTGTTTATTCAACCAAGGCACAATTCTGTGATTCAGGAATAGCTCACGACATCTTGATCAAGTGTGTCAGGGAAGAAGGATCAAGGAGTCCGGTATTATCTGTTTGCATTGATAAGAAGAGGATTTTTCAAGTGAAGAGATTGAGGTGGAATTTTAGAGGGAACCAAGCAATTTTTTTAGATGGTTTGCTGGTGGATTTGATGTGGGATGTTCATGACTGGTTCTTCAATCCAGCATCTGGGTTTGCTGTTTTCATGTTCAGGACTAGGAGTGGGTTGGATAGCAGGCTGTGGTTAGAGGAGAAGCATTTGGAAGAGAAGGAACAAGAGAAGGTTGGATTTTCTTTGTTGATCTGTGCCTGGAAGAACCCTGGCTGA